The following proteins are co-located in the Gloeocapsa sp. PCC 7428 genome:
- a CDS encoding tetratricopeptide repeat protein codes for MQQSLKVLPQRSWRDIVEILSVLGSIGGSIASVVTQQAFFASIPLSLSVALNLANRRQMSDEVKHQQSAIAQITRENVDTQGHIEVLTQQLVVVQQQTATLSQGANNLQNYTQSLHSEQAKIAQMVNNLQEVEICHQDIRINPNAETYYNRGLIYQRLGNLQAAIKDYTEAICINPSYAQAYYTRSIIHVELGNKKAALADLREATKFFFEDGNIAGYQAAREFSKKCHEIIQTKTNNEEKLPIGGLFS; via the coding sequence ATGCAACAAAGTTTGAAAGTTCTTCCACAGCGTAGTTGGCGGGACATTGTAGAAATTTTATCAGTGCTTGGCTCGATTGGTGGCTCAATTGCATCTGTAGTAACTCAACAAGCTTTCTTTGCTTCTATCCCGCTGTCTTTATCGGTAGCGCTCAATCTCGCAAACCGCAGGCAAATGTCAGATGAAGTCAAGCACCAGCAAAGTGCGATCGCCCAGATTACACGAGAAAACGTTGACACTCAAGGTCACATCGAGGTGCTAACTCAACAATTAGTAGTAGTACAACAACAAACCGCTACCTTAAGCCAAGGTGCTAATAACTTACAAAACTATACTCAAAGCCTACACAGTGAGCAGGCAAAAATTGCCCAAATGGTCAATAATTTACAAGAAGTTGAGATTTGTCACCAGGATATTCGTATTAATCCTAATGCTGAAACCTACTACAATCGAGGTTTGATTTACCAACGTTTAGGAAATCTACAAGCCGCAATCAAAGATTACACTGAAGCTATTTGTATCAATCCTAGCTATGCCCAAGCTTATTACACTCGAAGCATTATTCACGTTGAGCTAGGAAATAAAAAGGCAGCCTTAGCAGATTTGCGCGAAGCTACAAAATTCTTTTTTGAAGATGGAAATATTGCAGGCTACCAAGCAGCACGAGAGTTCAGCAAGAAATGTCATGAGATAATACAAACTAAAACTAATAATGAAGAAAAACTACCTATAGGGGGCTTATTTTCTTGA
- a CDS encoding 2Fe-2S iron-sulfur cluster-binding protein encodes MTKIVKLEPIAQETVVKTNDNLLYGVLTNELNILPECSGRGMCSTCHVYIKSGMESLSPLNRREKRTLEAIATAQPNSRLACQARVIGDGVVVEIPAGMHINAIEDIETLIGRRAKQDILHPLEGKILVEAGKLITRSMISQLKDTRTSIEAYLARTREA; translated from the coding sequence GTGACCAAGATTGTAAAACTAGAACCTATTGCTCAAGAAACAGTCGTCAAAACCAATGACAACCTTTTATATGGAGTACTCACCAACGAACTAAATATTCTTCCAGAGTGTTCTGGGCGAGGGATGTGTTCTACCTGCCACGTTTACATCAAAAGTGGTATGGAAAGTCTTTCTCCGCTTAACCGTCGAGAAAAGCGGACGTTAGAGGCGATCGCCACAGCGCAGCCCAATTCCCGCCTTGCTTGTCAGGCGCGAGTTATTGGTGATGGTGTTGTCGTTGAGATTCCTGCTGGAATGCATATTAATGCGATCGAGGATATTGAAACCTTAATAGGTCGCCGTGCCAAGCAAGATATCCTACATCCCTTGGAAGGCAAAATTTTAGTAGAAGCTGGCAAGTTGATTACGCGTTCGATGATTAGCCAACTCAAGGACACGCGTACTTCCATAGAAGCGTATCTTGCCCGTACCCGCGAAGCTTAA
- a CDS encoding V4R domain-containing protein, whose translation MIAITDLLQDERLPGNYFAVDAYIKGDFEAGLLENRRGDRLLALPETLIQAIYTGIDKETGQAAGLVLFNCGRWWGKNFYARFIEEVSDYYSKPLAAMEMVEFLQCLKQCWKTHGWGTFDFDMNYYQQGFLVIKIWNSPFAQQPLQAKPACFLEAGILSAFFSQLTGRQLHCVQTSCESLQADCNRFVLGLPERLKPIAAWLDEGHEHEIIMAWLCRGNT comes from the coding sequence ATGATTGCTATTACTGATTTACTGCAAGACGAACGCTTACCAGGAAACTACTTTGCTGTTGATGCTTACATTAAGGGTGACTTTGAAGCAGGTTTGCTCGAAAACCGTCGCGGCGATCGCCTTTTAGCTTTACCAGAGACTTTGATACAAGCGATTTATACTGGTATCGACAAAGAAACAGGACAAGCTGCGGGTTTAGTGCTTTTTAACTGCGGTCGATGGTGGGGTAAGAACTTTTATGCCCGTTTTATTGAAGAAGTAAGTGACTACTATAGCAAGCCTTTAGCCGCAATGGAAATGGTAGAGTTTCTGCAATGCCTAAAACAATGCTGGAAAACACACGGCTGGGGAACTTTTGACTTCGACATGAACTATTACCAGCAGGGATTTTTAGTTATCAAAATTTGGAACTCCCCCTTTGCACAGCAACCTCTACAGGCGAAACCAGCGTGTTTCCTAGAAGCAGGCATACTAAGTGCTTTTTTTAGCCAACTTACTGGACGACAACTCCACTGCGTGCAAACTTCTTGTGAGTCTTTGCAGGCTGATTGTAACCGCTTTGTTTTAGGCTTACCAGAACGTCTCAAACCAATAGCAGCCTGGTTAGATGAAGGGCACGAGCATGAAATTATTATGGCTTGGCTATGTAGGGGTAATACCTAA
- a CDS encoding V4R domain-containing protein has translation MVVTSTNIFIDQKDESAFKVKHFIKQKYPKKHDHYSFDDFFHFQLDTGTVIDWNESRNIFVSEDFIIGLIEGLEEEVGSASTVVMYNIGYEWGSKDADFFQRWFEKEYKKTITETNSAFLLEAWWWPFISQGWGNWEVDISDQKNGFTFINIFDSAVARTLGDVGKPVCHLYAGLFAGFFSELVKKPLSCIEIQCYSMGETYCKFLLGKQDRIDAATFWQNEGATARDIEKRLQSGERLR, from the coding sequence ATGGTTGTTACTTCTACAAATATATTCATAGACCAGAAAGACGAGTCTGCATTCAAAGTAAAGCATTTTATCAAACAGAAATATCCTAAAAAGCATGACCACTATAGTTTTGATGATTTTTTCCATTTTCAACTTGATACAGGAACAGTTATCGATTGGAATGAGTCCCGTAATATTTTTGTTAGTGAAGATTTCATTATTGGTTTGATCGAAGGCTTAGAAGAAGAAGTCGGTAGTGCTTCGACGGTTGTTATGTACAACATTGGCTACGAGTGGGGTAGTAAAGATGCCGATTTTTTCCAACGGTGGTTTGAGAAGGAGTACAAAAAGACAATTACTGAGACGAATTCTGCTTTTTTATTAGAGGCTTGGTGGTGGCCTTTTATTAGCCAGGGATGGGGAAACTGGGAAGTAGACATAAGTGACCAAAAGAACGGATTTACGTTTATCAATATTTTTGATTCAGCAGTAGCCCGTACGCTAGGTGATGTCGGTAAACCTGTGTGTCATCTTTATGCTGGTTTGTTTGCTGGTTTCTTTAGTGAGTTGGTGAAAAAACCTTTAAGCTGTATTGAAATCCAATGTTACTCAATGGGAGAAACTTACTGTAAATTTCTACTGGGTAAACAAGATCGTATTGATGCCGCAACCTTTTGGCAGAACGAAGGTGCTACCGCTAGAGATATTGAAAAGCGGCTCCAAAGTGGGGAACGACTCAGATGA
- a CDS encoding RidA family protein — MQRQRTFSGTAWETKAGYCRAIRVGNHIYVSGTAPVDEQGGVFAPNDAYAQTKRCLAIIQKALQNLGADLPDVVRTRVYVTDMKRWAEFAQAHQESFGEHPPANTMVEIQALVDPAMLVEVEVEAVCDVDR; from the coding sequence ATGCAACGACAAAGAACATTTTCAGGAACTGCGTGGGAAACAAAAGCTGGTTACTGTCGCGCTATCCGCGTTGGAAATCATATTTATGTATCCGGTACAGCGCCTGTCGATGAGCAAGGCGGCGTTTTTGCACCCAATGATGCATATGCACAAACCAAGCGCTGTTTAGCAATCATTCAGAAAGCTTTACAAAATTTAGGCGCAGACTTGCCAGATGTTGTCCGTACTCGCGTGTATGTCACTGATATGAAACGCTGGGCTGAGTTTGCGCAAGCACATCAAGAATCTTTTGGCGAACATCCCCCTGCAAACACGATGGTGGAAATTCAAGCACTTGTCGATCCAGCGATGCTAGTCGAAGTCGAAGTCGAAGCTGTTTGTGATGTCGATCGTTAA
- a CDS encoding Uma2 family endonuclease, with the protein MSTTTAKRFTQEEYHRLAELGFFQDNRVELIRGEIFQMSAKGTSHSVCSTRLYRELFKLVGDSAILRGQEPITLLRDSEPEPDLTIVRSRADDYLSAHPTPDDVLLLIEISDSSLSYDQEVKLPLYAQANISNYWIFNLPANYLECYSEPYHDLQNKFGYRQKLIFLPSDSVTLPHFSDLALDLSKIFPN; encoded by the coding sequence ATGAGTACGACTACGGCTAAACGCTTTACACAAGAAGAATATCACCGCCTTGCAGAACTTGGTTTTTTTCAAGATAACCGAGTTGAACTTATTCGAGGAGAAATTTTTCAAATGTCGGCTAAAGGTACATCTCACTCTGTTTGTAGCACTCGCTTATATCGAGAGTTGTTCAAGCTAGTAGGAGACAGTGCCATTTTACGAGGACAAGAACCTATTACATTGCTTAGAGATAGCGAACCTGAACCGGATTTAACAATTGTACGTAGTCGCGCTGATGATTACTTATCTGCTCATCCTACTCCGGATGATGTACTACTGCTGATTGAAATATCCGATTCTTCTTTGAGTTACGACCAAGAAGTTAAGTTGCCATTATACGCACAAGCCAATATATCTAATTACTGGATTTTTAACTTACCAGCTAACTATTTAGAATGCTACAGTGAACCTTATCACGATTTACAAAATAAATTTGGCTATCGTCAAAAACTCATTTTCTTACCAAGTGATTCTGTAACTTTACCTCATTTTTCAGATTTAGCACTCGATTTATCTAAAATTTTTCCTAATTAA
- a CDS encoding acetoacetate decarboxylase family protein, whose translation MTLYPQAPWTLQGYAVATLHLIEIDRVRSLIPQELDIISVLPGKTVGGVYLSHYGSGSVLEYSELIVVAAAVTHSGKIGGWVSHIYVDNPNSVAGGREIWGLPKEFADFSWGENSVSVQHSNSTLCTLNYNSLFSLGLKPRLGASSFSSKNSDLLSFAFEVEAQFGLANAQLTVPTTSPFANLITGQPWLAISATQMQLKVAAPIVLTKMH comes from the coding sequence ATGACACTCTATCCTCAAGCACCCTGGACACTTCAAGGCTACGCAGTTGCAACACTGCATCTTATAGAGATTGACCGCGTGCGTTCTTTGATTCCCCAAGAACTTGATATCATCTCTGTGCTTCCTGGTAAGACAGTCGGTGGTGTGTATTTATCCCATTATGGTTCTGGTTCGGTACTGGAGTACAGCGAATTAATCGTCGTTGCTGCTGCTGTTACTCACTCAGGGAAAATTGGCGGCTGGGTTTCGCATATTTATGTCGATAATCCTAATTCTGTCGCTGGCGGGCGCGAAATCTGGGGATTACCAAAAGAATTTGCAGATTTTAGCTGGGGAGAAAATAGTGTCAGCGTGCAACACAGTAATAGCACTTTATGTACTTTGAACTACAATTCTTTATTTAGTCTTGGCTTGAAACCGCGCTTGGGTGCTTCTAGTTTTAGTAGCAAAAACTCTGATTTACTAAGCTTTGCATTTGAGGTAGAAGCACAATTTGGGTTAGCCAACGCGCAATTAACTGTACCTACCACTAGTCCTTTCGCTAATTTAATCACAGGTCAACCTTGGTTAGCCATTTCGGCAACACAGATGCAATTAAAAGTTGCTGCTCCAATTGTATTGACAAAAATGCATTAA
- the dnaK gene encoding molecular chaperone DnaK, which produces MAKVVGIDLGTTNSCVAVMEGGKPTVIANAEGFRTTPSVVAFAKNGDRLVGQIAKRQAVMNPENTFYSVKRFIGRRYDEVTNEATEVAYKVLRDSSGNVKLDCPGAGKQFAPEEISAQVLRKLVEDASKYLGETVTQAVITVPAYFNDSQRQATKDAGRIAGIEVLRIINEPTAASLAYGFDKKSNETILVFDLGGGTFDVSILEVGDGVFEVMATSGDTHLGGDDFDKKIVDYLAEEFRKSEGIDLRKDRQALQRLTEAAEKAKIELSSVTQAEINLPFITATQDGPKHLDTTLTRAKFEELCSDLIDRCRIPVENALRDAKIDKSAINEVVLVGGSTRIPAVQELVKRLLGRDPNQTVNPDEVVAVGAAIQAGVLAGDVTGILLLDVTPLSLGVETLGGVMTRIIPRNTTIPTKKSEVFSTAVDGQTNVEIHVLQGEREMSSDNKSLGTFRLDGIPPAPRGVPQIEVTFDIDANGILNVTAKDKGSGKEQSISITGASTLDKTEVERMVSEAERNAAADKERREKVDRKNQADSLAYQAEKQLQDLGDKVPASDRTKVEGLVKDLREAVSKEDDDRIKTLMPELQQTLYSIGTNLYQQQGGPGAAAGGGPTPDGSDAGATSGGDDVIDADFTETK; this is translated from the coding sequence ATGGCAAAAGTAGTTGGAATTGACTTAGGTACGACTAACTCCTGTGTCGCAGTGATGGAAGGTGGTAAACCCACCGTTATTGCTAACGCAGAAGGTTTTCGGACAACGCCATCCGTCGTTGCCTTTGCGAAGAATGGCGATCGCTTGGTAGGTCAAATTGCTAAGCGCCAAGCAGTAATGAACCCCGAAAACACGTTTTATTCTGTAAAGCGCTTCATCGGACGTAGATACGACGAGGTGACAAACGAAGCTACCGAAGTAGCTTACAAAGTGTTGCGCGATAGCAGTGGCAACGTCAAGCTCGATTGCCCTGGGGCTGGTAAGCAGTTTGCCCCAGAAGAAATCTCTGCGCAAGTATTGCGTAAGTTAGTCGAAGACGCCAGCAAATATTTAGGTGAAACTGTCACTCAAGCAGTTATTACTGTTCCTGCTTACTTCAACGACTCGCAGCGTCAGGCGACAAAAGATGCTGGGCGAATTGCTGGTATTGAAGTTTTACGGATTATCAACGAACCGACCGCCGCTTCCCTCGCCTACGGTTTTGACAAGAAGAGTAATGAAACAATTCTTGTATTTGACCTTGGTGGTGGTACCTTCGACGTATCCATCCTCGAAGTTGGCGACGGCGTATTTGAAGTCATGGCAACATCGGGTGATACCCACCTGGGTGGTGACGACTTCGATAAGAAAATTGTTGATTACTTAGCAGAAGAATTCCGCAAGAGCGAAGGTATTGATCTGCGTAAGGATAGACAAGCGCTACAACGCTTAACTGAAGCAGCAGAAAAAGCCAAAATCGAGCTTTCGAGCGTTACCCAAGCGGAAATCAACCTGCCATTTATTACCGCTACTCAGGATGGTCCTAAGCACCTCGACACAACGCTTACCCGCGCTAAGTTTGAAGAACTCTGTTCTGACTTAATTGACCGTTGTCGCATTCCTGTAGAAAATGCGTTACGTGATGCCAAAATCGACAAGAGCGCGATCAACGAAGTTGTGCTAGTTGGTGGTTCGACACGGATTCCCGCAGTCCAAGAACTCGTTAAGCGGTTATTGGGTAGAGACCCCAACCAAACTGTTAACCCTGATGAAGTTGTCGCAGTTGGTGCAGCAATTCAAGCTGGTGTTCTTGCTGGTGATGTCACAGGTATTTTATTACTCGATGTCACACCGCTATCCTTGGGTGTAGAAACCCTGGGTGGTGTCATGACTCGAATTATTCCACGCAACACCACAATTCCTACTAAGAAGTCTGAAGTCTTCTCAACAGCAGTTGACGGGCAAACCAACGTAGAAATCCACGTTCTACAAGGTGAGCGCGAAATGTCGAGCGATAACAAGAGCTTAGGGACATTCCGCTTAGACGGTATTCCTCCCGCACCGCGTGGCGTTCCGCAAATCGAGGTGACTTTTGATATCGACGCTAACGGTATTCTCAATGTCACTGCGAAAGATAAAGGTAGTGGTAAAGAGCAATCAATCAGCATTACAGGTGCTTCAACTCTAGACAAGACTGAAGTTGAGCGCATGGTATCTGAAGCTGAGAGAAACGCTGCTGCTGACAAAGAGCGTCGCGAAAAAGTCGATCGCAAGAACCAAGCCGATTCTTTAGCTTATCAAGCTGAGAAGCAACTGCAAGATTTAGGTGATAAAGTCCCTGCTAGCGATAGAACCAAGGTAGAAGGTTTAGTCAAAGACTTACGCGAAGCTGTATCTAAGGAAGATGACGATCGCATTAAGACTTTGATGCCAGAGTTACAACAAACACTCTACAGCATTGGTACTAACCTGTATCAACAACAAGGTGGTCCTGGTGCTGCGGCTGGTGGCGGTCCTACTCCAGATGGTAGCGATGCAGGTGCTACATCTGGCGGTGATGATGTTATTGATGCAGATTTCACCGAAACCAAATAG
- a CDS encoding GNAT family N-acetyltransferase, with amino-acid sequence MQVDQCEKFSSDRLTASRLCAEDFSILCQMHQDPNVMTTLNGIRSDAQTKQYLHRNLEHWQRYGYGLWIFRDKTNGEFVGRGGLRNIYVDGNDEIELAYALMPAYWGKGLATGMAKAMLKVGFENLEIAQVVCMTLTTNQASQRVMAKVGFQYECNIIHANLPHVLYRLTTEQWQQNHNQNS; translated from the coding sequence ATGCAAGTTGATCAATGCGAAAAATTTAGTAGCGATCGCCTAACGGCATCTCGCTTATGCGCAGAAGATTTCTCTATCTTATGCCAGATGCATCAAGATCCAAACGTCATGACAACGCTTAATGGTATTCGTTCCGACGCGCAAACAAAGCAGTATCTCCACAGAAATTTAGAGCATTGGCAACGCTATGGATATGGGCTGTGGATATTTCGCGACAAAACCAACGGTGAATTTGTTGGTCGTGGTGGGTTACGTAATATTTATGTAGATGGTAACGATGAGATCGAACTCGCTTATGCACTTATGCCAGCTTACTGGGGCAAAGGATTGGCAACCGGAATGGCAAAGGCAATGCTAAAAGTCGGTTTTGAGAATCTTGAGATAGCGCAAGTCGTTTGCATGACGCTGACAACCAACCAAGCATCGCAACGCGTGATGGCAAAAGTCGGATTTCAATACGAATGCAACATCATTCATGCCAATCTACCTCATGTGCTGTATCGTCTCACTACAGAGCAGTGGCAGCAAAATCACAATCAGAATTCATAA
- a CDS encoding cytochrome b/b6 domain-containing protein — protein MKSTQPYQPLLLRILHGLTSLFLIAAILTAYWTYDTYDGRWGRIPLPSYREIEGIHGTFGLYTLLIFPAFVIYAFHRGQKRLIQPDSFAKLTQIGKPIWWYTLNRLTNTFALVALTFALFSGKMMDSGWLPRGELNHSWYYAHLIAWVVMVAAIALHLLMNARVGGVPLLVSMLNWRFRDKDSPRLWSTHLTQWWSSVQQGSWFNWFPSASILTILEWAILISIAAAWIFPLFK, from the coding sequence ATGAAATCGACTCAACCTTATCAACCGCTACTTTTACGTATTCTGCATGGACTTACAAGTCTTTTCCTCATTGCTGCAATTTTGACGGCTTACTGGACATATGATACTTACGATGGGCGCTGGGGCAGAATTCCACTTCCTTCTTATCGAGAAATTGAAGGTATACATGGAACTTTTGGATTGTACACCTTACTCATATTTCCTGCATTTGTGATTTATGCATTTCATCGAGGGCAAAAGCGGCTGATTCAACCTGATTCATTCGCTAAATTAACTCAGATTGGTAAACCAATTTGGTGGTACACTTTGAACCGTTTGACGAATACATTTGCGCTGGTAGCGTTAACTTTTGCGCTATTTAGTGGCAAAATGATGGATTCAGGATGGCTGCCTAGGGGCGAACTAAACCACAGTTGGTACTACGCGCATTTGATTGCGTGGGTCGTCATGGTTGCGGCGATCGCACTTCACTTGTTGATGAATGCTAGGGTGGGCGGAGTGCCGTTGCTCGTATCGATGCTAAATTGGCGATTTCGTGACAAAGATAGTCCCAGGCTGTGGTCTACCCATCTTACACAATGGTGGTCAAGCGTTCAACAAGGTTCTTGGTTCAACTGGTTTCCATCCGCGTCTATTTTGACGATACTGGAATGGGCGATTTTAATAAGCATTGCTGCTGCCTGGATCTTTCCTTTATTTAAATAG
- a CDS encoding cation:proton antiporter, with amino-acid sequence MASLTLLVEMVTVLGAAATGGYIANRLRQPVLLGYLIGGVVVGPAGLNLVTLEGDIEVLSEVGVALLLFALGVEFSLKDLLRVRAIALGGGTLQIILTILLGGGLAYLTGWVNTLPKAVFLGAVISLSSTAVVFKSLIERHEAQTAHGQIMLAILIVQDLSLGLMLAVLPALTQPPDVIGIALIGALLKALLFVGGAIIAGKWFIPFSIRLLAQTGSQDLFLLGIVLLCLGIALFTSAIGLGIAMGAFVAGLMISNVEYADHALDRVIPMRDVFATLFFASIGLLIDPGFLLDNIWVLLGLVAVTMLGKAAIATLIVMLFGYPLKTALTVGIGINQIGEFSFVLAGVAQNAGLFTARLYGLTVGTTAVTLLLAPFLLKATPYLLTWLEHFVQMNSRFSFRSPRLIEIEKKLVDHIVVAGYGRVGQTLVRMLYFQGHQIVVVDNNEATLQTLRGREIVYLYGDAASTLVLEKANLRQAKAMAIALPDPMATRLTLKRALSIAPDLDITVRAHVKEEIDVLYQLGAQEVVQPEFEASLEMGAHLLLKLGDSPYAVQQVVTRYRNGRYRDILPERAEYWGAPNLETVIEGLQQHWYVVHENSPLLGQSLAAANIRRLTGVTIMAIERHKQLLRYPTGEVVLEAGDRLLVVGNSEEHLAFKKLTPHC; translated from the coding sequence ATGGCTAGCTTGACGCTGCTTGTCGAAATGGTGACGGTGTTGGGGGCTGCGGCAACAGGAGGATATATTGCAAATCGACTGCGGCAACCGGTGTTGTTAGGATACCTCATCGGTGGCGTAGTTGTAGGACCTGCGGGGCTCAATTTAGTCACGCTTGAAGGTGATATTGAGGTGCTATCTGAAGTAGGGGTGGCACTGCTGCTGTTTGCTTTAGGTGTGGAATTTTCGCTGAAGGACTTATTGCGAGTTCGCGCGATCGCGCTTGGCGGTGGTACGCTGCAAATTATCTTGACGATTCTCCTCGGAGGCGGGCTTGCTTACTTGACAGGTTGGGTGAATACGCTTCCTAAAGCAGTTTTCTTAGGAGCCGTTATTTCCCTTTCCTCGACTGCGGTTGTCTTCAAAAGTCTGATTGAGCGTCATGAAGCTCAAACGGCTCACGGACAAATCATGCTGGCTATTTTGATTGTCCAAGATCTCAGCTTGGGTTTGATGCTAGCAGTTCTGCCGGCACTCACTCAACCTCCAGATGTTATTGGTATTGCCTTAATTGGAGCGTTGCTTAAAGCTTTACTCTTTGTCGGCGGGGCAATTATCGCTGGAAAATGGTTTATTCCGTTCTCAATTCGGCTGCTTGCTCAAACTGGTTCTCAAGATTTATTTCTGTTAGGAATTGTATTGCTCTGCTTAGGAATTGCGCTATTTACTTCTGCAATCGGTTTGGGGATTGCGATGGGAGCATTTGTTGCAGGGTTAATGATTTCTAATGTCGAGTATGCCGATCACGCACTGGATCGCGTGATACCGATGCGCGATGTTTTTGCTACGCTGTTTTTTGCGTCGATTGGGCTGTTGATCGATCCTGGTTTTTTACTTGACAACATTTGGGTTTTACTGGGACTAGTTGCGGTAACGATGCTTGGTAAAGCTGCGATCGCAACCCTGATCGTTATGCTATTCGGCTATCCGCTTAAAACTGCGTTGACGGTTGGTATTGGGATTAACCAAATTGGCGAGTTTTCCTTTGTGTTAGCCGGTGTCGCCCAAAACGCCGGACTTTTTACCGCGAGGCTTTATGGTTTAACCGTCGGTACAACAGCAGTCACATTACTACTTGCACCCTTCTTACTCAAAGCAACGCCTTATCTCTTAACTTGGTTAGAGCATTTTGTGCAGATGAATTCGCGCTTTTCATTTCGTTCCCCGCGCTTGATTGAGATTGAAAAAAAACTTGTCGATCATATCGTTGTCGCCGGATACGGTAGAGTTGGACAAACGCTCGTACGAATGCTGTATTTTCAAGGTCATCAAATTGTTGTTGTTGATAACAACGAAGCAACGCTACAAACGTTACGAGGACGCGAAATCGTTTATTTGTATGGTGATGCTGCGAGTACCTTAGTTTTAGAAAAAGCAAATCTTCGTCAAGCCAAAGCAATGGCGATCGCACTTCCCGATCCGATGGCAACGCGATTAACGTTAAAACGCGCTTTGAGTATTGCACCTGATTTAGATATCACTGTCCGCGCCCATGTCAAGGAAGAAATTGATGTACTCTACCAGTTAGGCGCGCAAGAAGTTGTTCAACCTGAGTTTGAAGCTTCCTTAGAGATGGGCGCACATCTACTGTTAAAACTTGGAGATTCGCCGTATGCAGTGCAGCAGGTTGTCACGCGCTATCGTAACGGACGCTATCGCGATATTTTACCAGAACGCGCGGAATACTGGGGAGCGCCAAATCTAGAAACGGTTATTGAAGGACTACAACAGCACTGGTATGTCGTGCATGAGAATTCGCCATTACTCGGTCAAAGCCTTGCAGCAGCTAACATCCGTCGTCTAACAGGAGTGACAATTATGGCAATTGAGCGCCATAAGCAGCTATTGCGTTATCCCACGGGTGAAGTTGTTCTCGAAGCGGGCGATCGCCTTCTTGTAGTCGGAAACTCTGAAGAACACCTTGCTTTTAAAAAACTAACTCCTCATTGCTAA
- a CDS encoding HNH endonuclease yields the protein MDLKDRELKELFELADKIGQTRYHKLTEQDFENYRKFDYWRYINGDGECGTTQESKDWVKEHSNWYCPICGENYSAKNGKTIDHKLPRAQYPWLAMNFTNLWVICEACNKEKGEKHWYEYEHYMLVRHSELYPAVKAARPSQLLESLKD from the coding sequence ATGGATTTGAAGGACAGAGAACTTAAGGAATTATTTGAACTTGCTGATAAAATTGGTCAAACAAGATATCATAAACTAACTGAGCAAGATTTCGAGAATTATAGAAAATTTGATTACTGGCGGTATATTAATGGTGATGGTGAGTGTGGAACAACTCAAGAAAGTAAGGATTGGGTAAAGGAGCATTCAAACTGGTACTGTCCGATTTGTGGAGAAAACTACTCGGCGAAAAACGGTAAGACAATTGATCATAAGCTTCCTAGAGCACAATATCCTTGGCTAGCAATGAACTTTACGAATTTATGGGTTATTTGCGAAGCTTGTAATAAAGAAAAAGGTGAAAAACATTGGTATGAATATGAGCATTATATGTTAGTTCGCCACTCTGAACTTTATCCTGCTGTGAAGGCGGCACGCCCTAGCCAGTTACTTGAGTCTCTCAAAGATTAA